In Clupea harengus chromosome 1, Ch_v2.0.2, whole genome shotgun sequence, one DNA window encodes the following:
- the hs3st3b1a gene encoding heparan sulfate glucosamine 3-O-sulfotransferase 3B1a: protein MEYSLICQNFYAISFIPVRNKLFVFCIMLSLWVYMLYYCVGYCSSAPSFIIDSPGGKIDNAEVNHKMQPRIQNGGQPDSDSLNPLIKTFSRDLLNNDNEIDSRADDWDEMKGEQRSLEDSAMSGYLNGSETKKLPQAIIIGVKKGGTRALLEFLRVHPDIRAVGAEPHFFDRNYDKGLEWYRDLMPKTVEGQITMEKTPSYFVTREVPARIHAMSSDTKLIVVVRDPVTRAISDYTQTRSKKPDIPSFESLTFCNRSAGLIDASWSAVQIGMYARHLERWLAYFPATQILFVSGERLISDPAGEMARVQDFLGLQRVVTDKHFHFNPAKGFPCLKRPESNSKPHCLGKTKGRTHPNIDPSVVQSLRDFYRPFNKKFYRMTGHDFGWD from the exons ATGGAATATAGCTTGATTTGTCAGAATTTCTATGCCATTTCATTTATCCCGGTGAGAAATAAACTATTTGTGTTCTGCATCATGCTGTCATTGTGGGTCTACATGTTATATTATTGCGTTGGCTACTGTTCATCCGCGCCAAGTTTTATCATCGACTCTCCAGGTGGGAAGATAGACAACGCTGAAGTGAACCACAAGATGCAACCCAGAATCCAAAACGGGGGGCAGCCGGACTCTGATAGTCTTAACCCGTTGATCAAAACGTTTTCACGGGACTTATTAAATAATGATAACGAGATCGACAGCCGAGCCGACGACTGGGATGAGATGAAAGGCGAACAGAGGAGTTTGGAAGACAGTGCCATGTCTGGTTACCTTAATGGGTCGGAGACTAAAAAGTTGCCCCAGGCAATTATAATCGGGGTGAAGAAAGGGGGTACGCGGGCACTCCTTGAGTTTCTGCGCGTTCACCCGGACATCAGAGCCGTGGGAGCGGAGCCACACTTCTTCGACCGAAACTACGATAAAGGTCTCGAGTGGTACAG GGATCTGATGCCTAAGACGGTGGAAGGTCAGATCACCATGGAGAAAACGCCGAGCTACTTCGTCACACGGGAGGTCCCCGCCCGCATCCACGCCATGTCCAGCGACACCAAGCTGATCGTAGTGGTGCGCGACCCGGTCACGCGCGCCATTTCGGACTACACGCAGACGCGCTCCAAGAAGCCCGACATCCCGTCCTTCGAGAGCCTGACCTTCTGCAACCGGAGCGCGGGCCTGATCGACGCCTCGTGGAGCGCCGTCCAGATCGGCATGTACGCTCGACACCTGGAGCGCTGGCTGGCCTATTTCCCCGCCACTCAGATCCTGTTTGTGAGCGGCGAGCGGCTAATCAGCGACCCGGCCGGAGAGATGGCCCGCGTCCAGGACTTCCTGGGCCTGCAACGCGTTGTCACAGACAAGCACTTCCACTTCAACCCCGCCAAGGGCTTCCCCTGCCTTAAGAGGCCCGAGAGCAACAGCAAGCCCCACTGCCTGGGGAAGACCAAAGGGAGGACCCACCCCAACATTGACCCCAGCGTCGTGCAGAGCTTACGGGATTTCTACAGGCCTTTCAACAAGAAGTTCTACCGTATGACCGGCCATGACTTTGGCTGGGATTAA